A genomic segment from Flavobacterium sp. 9R encodes:
- a CDS encoding efflux RND transporter permease subunit, whose product MQEGISGKIAQAFMNSKLTILLMIGLMIIGVYSSFLIPREEEPQINVPMADIMVGYPGASPKEVESRVAKPLEKIISNIKGVEHVHTMAMNGQAMLIVQFYVGQDVERSYVKLYDELAKHENMFPQGVYKPMVKTRSIDDVPMLGIALWSEKQDDYQLRQIAEEVTSEIEKVKDVAITKEIGGNNRELKVILDKDRMSENGVDALGIMQMIQANNGSSQSGSFVENDEEFLVTTGQFLSNAEDVENLVVGVNKNMPVYLKQVATITDGPSTPRSYVSFGYGKANEQFKTAKSEYPAVTISVGKVKGADAMKISDKILTKVEQLKKTIIPDDVHVEVTRNYGETASHKVGELLLHLGIAIIAVTVLVILAMGWRGGLVVFFSVPLTFALTLFAYYLLGYTLNRITLFALVFVVGIVVDDSIIIAENMHRHFKMKRLPFKQAAIYAINEVGNPTILATFTVIAAILPMAFVSGMMGPYMSPMPIGASIAMLLSLFVALTVTPYLGYHLLQEKEEQAHKHAEGLETNLIYKIYSKIERPFLDNSFKRRLLLAGTVVLLMGSILMFFTKSVVVKMLPFDNKNEFQVVIDMPEGSTLERTSAVTREIAQYVSTQPEVVNYQNYVGTSAPITFNGLVRHYDMRGGSNMADIQVNLLHKEERDLQSHDIAKAMRPEIQKIAKKYGANVKLIEVPPGPPVLSTLVAEIYGPDYEEQIKVAQQVQTILQNTTDIVDIDWMVEDHQTEYRLEVDKEKAMLNGIAPQQVVGNLTYLLKEYPVSNLYDENSNDNVSIVLSLNDKDKTSLQDIQNLKIKGNQGNMIPISDLVKVKNDTLQKTIYRKDQKRVVYVTADMAGTLESPVYAILGMNEKLAKMKIPQGYKINELYMEQPTDESDFTVKWDGEWQITLEVFRDLGVAFMVVIVIIYMLIVGWFQNFKTPIVMMLAIPLSLIGIVLGHWMLNAYFTATSFIGMIALAGVMVRNSVLLIDFIEIRLNDGVPLKQAIIEAGAVRTTPILLTTGAVVIGASIILFDPIFQGLAISLVAGAIVSTVLTLIVVPLIYYITERKKWETNSLSKKEESGAANQ is encoded by the coding sequence ATGCAAGAAGGTATTTCAGGCAAAATTGCCCAAGCATTTATGAACTCCAAATTAACGATATTGTTAATGATTGGGTTGATGATTATTGGGGTATACAGTTCGTTTCTAATTCCAAGGGAAGAAGAACCGCAAATCAATGTTCCGATGGCTGATATTATGGTTGGCTATCCTGGAGCAAGTCCAAAAGAAGTGGAAAGCCGTGTCGCCAAACCACTAGAGAAAATTATCTCTAATATTAAGGGTGTAGAACACGTGCATACTATGGCTATGAACGGTCAGGCGATGCTGATTGTACAATTTTATGTAGGGCAAGATGTAGAGCGCTCTTATGTAAAACTCTATGACGAATTGGCCAAACACGAAAATATGTTCCCTCAAGGTGTGTACAAACCTATGGTAAAAACTCGTTCTATAGATGATGTTCCTATGCTTGGAATAGCCCTTTGGAGCGAAAAACAAGATGATTACCAATTGCGTCAAATTGCAGAAGAAGTAACTTCTGAAATAGAAAAAGTAAAAGATGTAGCCATTACCAAAGAAATTGGCGGCAATAATCGAGAACTTAAAGTTATTCTCGACAAAGATAGAATGTCCGAAAATGGTGTGGATGCTTTAGGAATCATGCAAATGATTCAGGCCAATAACGGCAGTTCGCAATCGGGGAGTTTTGTTGAGAACGATGAAGAATTTTTGGTTACTACAGGACAATTTTTATCGAATGCTGAAGATGTAGAAAACTTAGTGGTTGGTGTCAACAAAAATATGCCTGTCTACTTAAAACAAGTAGCTACAATCACAGATGGACCTTCTACTCCCAGAAGCTATGTTTCATTTGGTTATGGCAAAGCCAATGAACAATTCAAAACGGCAAAATCAGAATATCCTGCTGTTACCATTTCTGTTGGAAAAGTAAAAGGTGCCGATGCTATGAAAATATCGGATAAGATTTTGACCAAAGTAGAGCAACTTAAAAAAACCATCATTCCAGACGATGTACACGTTGAAGTGACTCGTAACTATGGGGAAACTGCATCGCACAAAGTGGGTGAATTATTACTTCATTTGGGAATTGCGATTATTGCGGTTACTGTTTTGGTAATTCTAGCTATGGGATGGCGTGGTGGATTGGTTGTGTTTTTCTCTGTGCCGCTCACTTTTGCGTTAACGCTATTTGCTTATTATTTGTTGGGTTACACACTCAATAGAATTACACTTTTTGCCCTTGTTTTTGTAGTTGGAATTGTGGTTGATGATAGTATTATTATTGCCGAAAACATGCATAGGCACTTCAAAATGAAGCGACTTCCCTTTAAACAAGCCGCAATTTATGCGATTAATGAAGTGGGGAATCCTACAATTTTGGCCACGTTTACAGTTATTGCCGCAATTCTTCCTATGGCTTTTGTATCTGGAATGATGGGGCCTTATATGAGTCCAATGCCTATTGGAGCCTCTATTGCTATGTTATTGTCTTTATTTGTTGCTTTAACGGTAACGCCTTATTTAGGTTATCATTTGCTACAAGAAAAAGAAGAACAAGCACACAAGCATGCCGAAGGATTAGAAACAAATTTAATTTATAAAATATACAGCAAAATAGAGCGTCCGTTTCTAGACAATAGTTTCAAGAGAAGACTTTTGTTGGCTGGAACTGTGGTCTTATTGATGGGTTCGATTTTGATGTTCTTTACCAAATCGGTGGTCGTAAAAATGTTGCCATTTGATAACAAAAATGAATTTCAAGTAGTGATTGACATGCCTGAGGGAAGTACTTTGGAAAGAACCTCGGCAGTTACTAGAGAAATTGCTCAATATGTATCGACTCAACCCGAAGTAGTCAATTATCAAAACTATGTAGGTACCTCTGCTCCTATTACTTTCAATGGTTTGGTACGTCATTACGATATGCGTGGTGGTAGTAATATGGCCGACATTCAGGTGAATTTGTTACATAAAGAAGAACGTGATTTACAAAGTCATGACATTGCCAAAGCCATGCGTCCAGAGATTCAAAAAATCGCCAAAAAATATGGTGCCAATGTAAAACTGATTGAAGTACCTCCAGGGCCTCCTGTACTGTCTACTTTGGTCGCAGAAATTTATGGCCCTGATTATGAAGAACAAATTAAGGTAGCCCAACAAGTACAAACCATTCTGCAAAACACGACTGATATTGTAGATATCGATTGGATGGTAGAAGACCATCAGACGGAGTACCGCCTTGAAGTTGATAAAGAAAAAGCCATGCTCAATGGTATTGCTCCTCAACAAGTAGTAGGGAATCTTACGTATTTATTGAAGGAATATCCTGTTTCTAATTTATACGACGAAAACTCAAATGACAATGTTAGTATCGTTCTTTCGTTAAACGACAAAGACAAAACCAGTTTGCAGGATATCCAAAACTTAAAAATAAAAGGAAATCAAGGGAACATGATTCCGATTAGCGATTTGGTAAAAGTTAAAAATGACACACTTCAAAAAACCATTTACAGAAAAGATCAAAAACGTGTGGTGTATGTTACAGCCGATATGGCGGGCACATTAGAAAGTCCAGTTTATGCAATTTTGGGAATGAATGAAAAACTCGCAAAAATGAAAATCCCACAAGGCTATAAGATTAATGAATTGTATATGGAACAACCTACAGATGAAAGTGATTTTACAGTAAAATGGGATGGTGAATGGCAAATAACCTTAGAGGTATTTCGTGACTTGGGAGTTGCATTTATGGTTGTGATTGTAATTATTTATATGCTAATTGTGGGTTGGTTTCAGAACTTCAAAACACCAATCGTTATGATGTTGGCTATTCCGCTTTCACTGATTGGAATCGTTTTAGGTCATTGGATGCTAAATGCCTATTTCACTGCAACTTCTTTTATTGGAATGATTGCTTTGGCAGGGGTTATGGTTCGAAATTCAGTTTTACTTATTGACTTTATCGAAATCCGACTGAATGACGGTGTACCTTTAAAACAAGCCATTATAGAAGCTGGAGCTGTCCGCACCACTCCTATTCTATTAACCACCGGTGCAGTTGTAATTGGAGCATCAATTATTTTGTTTGATCCGATTTTTCAAGGATTAGCTATTTCACTTGTAGCTGGTGCTATTGTTTCTACAGTTTTGACGCTAATTGTCGTGCCTTTGATTTATTATATTACTGAGAGAAAAAAATGGGAAACAAATAGTCTCTCCAAAAAAGAGGAATCAGGAGCTGCTAATCAATAA
- a CDS encoding YceI family protein: MKNLKSIALALVAFATISMTAQTKKIDVAGSSIEWLGKKVTGQHNGTVNFKEGALVFKGKALKGGSFTVDMNSLTATDLQGEYQGKLNGHLKADDFFGTAKFPTATLVFKKIGSKSKDVYAVTADLTIKGITKPVTFDLTVNGNTATTTFNVDRTKYDIKYGSKSFFDSIGDKAINDEFELKVTLKF; encoded by the coding sequence ATGAAAAATTTAAAATCAATTGCATTAGCATTAGTGGCATTCGCTACAATTTCAATGACAGCTCAAACCAAAAAAATTGATGTTGCAGGAAGTAGCATCGAATGGTTAGGAAAAAAAGTAACAGGACAACACAATGGTACTGTAAACTTTAAAGAAGGAGCTTTAGTATTCAAAGGAAAAGCATTAAAAGGAGGTTCTTTTACTGTTGATATGAATTCTTTAACAGCAACTGACTTACAAGGAGAATACCAAGGAAAATTGAATGGTCACTTAAAAGCGGATGACTTTTTTGGAACAGCAAAATTTCCTACTGCTACTTTAGTATTCAAAAAAATTGGTTCTAAATCTAAAGATGTTTACGCAGTAACAGCTGATTTAACTATCAAAGGAATTACTAAACCAGTTACATTTGATTTAACTGTAAACGGAAACACTGCTACTACAACTTTCAACGTAGACAGAACTAAATACGATATTAAATATGGTTCAAAATCATTCTTTGACAGTATTGGAGATAAAGCCATCAACGACGAATTTGAATTGAAAGTTACTTTGAAATTCTAA
- a CDS encoding efflux RND transporter periplasmic adaptor subunit, with protein sequence MKKIIIPFIALIALVSCKKEATETLPTEKPIVVKVSGISAGTNSSFVSASGKIEAENSANLSTRMMGFVTKLHVQVGQKVTTGQLIVSINNTDLQAKKAQVDASILQATAAYNNAKKDYDRFTNLFKQQSASQKELDDMTARYEMAKASLQGAKQMRNEVVAQFSYANITAPFSGVVTNTFVKEGDMANPGMPLVSIEGASKLQVTAMVSENDITSIRNGMLVDILVKSNATSLKGKVSEVSASAKNTGGQYLVKINLEPTKAKVLSGMFVNVQFPIESKTISEPSERMLVPESALIQQGQLTGIYTVGNGNVAILRWLRVGKKLGNQVEVLSGLSTKEHYVVSAEGKLYNGALVTVQ encoded by the coding sequence ATGAAAAAAATAATCATCCCTTTTATAGCCCTAATCGCTTTAGTTTCATGCAAAAAAGAAGCAACTGAAACCCTACCCACAGAAAAGCCTATTGTGGTAAAAGTGAGCGGAATTTCCGCAGGTACCAATAGTTCTTTTGTTAGTGCTAGCGGTAAAATTGAAGCTGAAAATTCAGCTAATCTGAGTACAAGAATGATGGGCTTTGTAACCAAACTTCACGTACAAGTTGGACAAAAAGTAACGACTGGGCAATTAATCGTTAGTATTAATAATACCGACTTACAAGCAAAAAAAGCGCAAGTAGACGCTAGTATTCTGCAAGCTACTGCAGCTTACAACAATGCTAAAAAAGATTACGATCGTTTTACCAATTTGTTCAAACAACAAAGTGCTTCTCAAAAAGAATTGGACGATATGACCGCTCGTTACGAAATGGCAAAAGCGAGCTTGCAAGGAGCCAAACAAATGCGAAACGAAGTAGTAGCACAATTCTCATATGCTAACATAACAGCTCCTTTTAGTGGTGTAGTCACCAATACCTTTGTAAAAGAAGGCGATATGGCTAATCCTGGAATGCCATTGGTAAGTATCGAAGGCGCTTCTAAGCTACAAGTAACGGCTATGGTTAGCGAAAATGATATTACCTCAATACGTAACGGAATGCTTGTAGACATTTTAGTAAAATCGAATGCAACGAGCCTTAAAGGAAAAGTAAGCGAAGTAAGCGCCTCAGCCAAAAACACAGGCGGACAGTATTTAGTAAAAATCAATTTAGAACCAACGAAAGCGAAAGTGTTATCTGGAATGTTTGTTAATGTTCAGTTTCCTATTGAAAGCAAAACGATTTCGGAGCCAAGTGAACGAATGCTTGTACCAGAAAGTGCTTTGATACAGCAAGGTCAACTGACTGGAATTTACACTGTTGGCAATGGAAATGTTGCGATTTTGAGATGGTTGCGCGTTGGTAAAAAATTAGGCAACCAGGTAGAAGTTTTATCTGGACTTTCGACCAAAGAACACTATGTCGTTTCGGCAGAAGGAAAATTGTACAACGGAGCTTTGGTTACAGTACAGTAA
- a CDS encoding MarR family winged helix-turn-helix transcriptional regulator, whose product MKIEEVLKSTIDYNESTRAILNIMYTQIVLSENFNEILKPHDISGEQYNVLRILRGQKGTPANMCVIQERMLAKTSNTTRLVDKLLLKDFVTRNVCPDNRRKIEVLITEKGLSLLKELEPQLKEHEESFANNLSAEELQQLNYLLEKYRTK is encoded by the coding sequence ATGAAAATAGAAGAAGTTTTAAAAAGCACTATCGATTACAACGAATCGACACGAGCGATTTTAAATATCATGTATACTCAAATTGTTCTGTCTGAGAATTTCAATGAAATTTTAAAACCTCACGACATTTCTGGAGAACAATACAATGTACTTCGAATCCTAAGAGGTCAAAAAGGAACACCAGCGAATATGTGTGTGATTCAAGAACGCATGTTAGCAAAAACAAGCAACACTACACGATTAGTTGACAAACTATTATTAAAAGATTTTGTAACAAGAAACGTTTGCCCTGACAACAGAAGAAAAATAGAAGTACTAATTACCGAAAAAGGCTTGTCGCTACTAAAAGAATTAGAACCACAGTTGAAAGAGCATGAAGAATCTTTTGCCAACAACTTAAGCGCTGAAGAATTACAACAACTGAATTACTTATTAGAAAAATATAGAACTAAATAA
- a CDS encoding NAD(P)H-dependent oxidoreductase: MNTFLENQNWRYATKKYDASKKITTEDLNTLKEAIRLSSSSYGLQLYKVFIVDNPELRAQLQPAAWGQTQITEASHLFVFANQTTVDAEDIEGYLKNAEQTRSLPEGTLNGYGDFMKGSLLNLPEDAKKVWTAKQTYLALANLLNAAAELKIDATPMEGFDPAQFNAILGLDKLNLNAAVVAAVGYRHEEDDTQHYKKVRKSNEDLFITL; this comes from the coding sequence ATGAATACATTTTTAGAAAATCAAAACTGGAGATATGCTACCAAAAAATACGATGCTAGCAAAAAAATAACAACAGAAGATTTAAATACTTTAAAAGAAGCTATCCGATTGAGTTCTTCTTCTTATGGATTGCAATTGTACAAGGTTTTTATTGTAGATAATCCTGAATTAAGAGCACAATTACAACCTGCAGCTTGGGGACAAACTCAAATTACAGAGGCTTCACACCTATTTGTTTTTGCTAATCAAACAACTGTTGATGCCGAAGATATCGAAGGATACTTAAAAAATGCAGAACAAACCAGAAGTTTACCAGAAGGGACTTTGAATGGTTATGGTGATTTTATGAAAGGAAGTCTTCTTAATCTACCTGAGGATGCAAAAAAAGTATGGACTGCAAAACAAACCTATTTAGCTTTAGCCAATTTGTTGAATGCTGCTGCTGAATTAAAAATTGATGCTACTCCTATGGAAGGATTTGATCCTGCTCAGTTTAATGCTATTTTAGGTTTAGACAAATTAAACTTAAATGCTGCTGTAGTAGCCGCAGTTGGATACCGTCATGAAGAGGACGACACCCAACATTACAAAAAAGTTAGAAAATCTAACGAAGATTTATTCATTACTTTATAA
- a CDS encoding DUF2892 domain-containing protein, whose protein sequence is MKNRIIRAIAGTFVLLSVVLSIYVDQNWLWFTAFVGANLLQSSITKWCLMEDILTKLGIKD, encoded by the coding sequence ATGAAAAACAGAATTATAAGAGCTATAGCAGGAACTTTTGTGTTACTAAGTGTCGTATTATCTATCTATGTTGATCAAAATTGGTTGTGGTTCACCGCCTTTGTGGGTGCTAATCTACTGCAATCGTCTATTACCAAATGGTGTTTGATGGAAGACATTCTAACTAAATTAGGGATAAAAGACTAA